One part of the Bacteroidota bacterium genome encodes these proteins:
- a CDS encoding virulence-associated E family protein, with protein sequence MDNAKQALEAIPEKKVTLSLQPTKRNVNLDVKEYLESVYGFRYNTVMQMVEFTDGKSPWKFFQARDFDKIYSKLMIADIRIAKDVLKAVIQGELAQDFNPFNDYILSLPKWDGKEYINDFLSMVVLDEAESRESFENNFTKWMVALVAGLIDDKVVNHQCFVIQGEQGIFKTTWLNSIVPEHLRDDYLYSQPFDFHNKDHQKYLGQKMLINLDEMSSYDRADMNQLKSALTSPTVTLRQAYAAFDSCWTRRASFCGSINQQYFLADETGNRRFIVHKVKGINFRQFDVSALYAQAYALFKAGFRFWFNGEDIKKIEEQNDNFRKVSIEEDLITQWLSIPDPSDMFYTDFMTVTEINQLLLEKLGGKVNMNEVTTKRIGMIMNKLGFESSVKWIPGIKKHARGYKVMKNQSAYVRRTDETITTF encoded by the coding sequence ATGGATAACGCAAAACAGGCGCTCGAGGCAATTCCGGAAAAGAAGGTGACACTCTCACTGCAACCGACTAAACGGAATGTGAACCTCGATGTAAAAGAATATCTTGAAAGTGTGTACGGGTTCAGGTATAACACAGTGATGCAGATGGTCGAGTTTACTGACGGGAAATCTCCATGGAAGTTTTTTCAGGCACGGGACTTTGACAAGATTTACAGTAAGCTGATGATAGCGGACATCCGGATAGCAAAGGATGTTCTTAAGGCGGTTATACAAGGGGAGTTGGCGCAGGACTTCAATCCGTTTAATGACTATATCCTCTCTCTCCCGAAGTGGGACGGTAAGGAATACATCAACGACTTCCTTTCGATGGTGGTGCTTGATGAGGCTGAATCGAGAGAGAGTTTTGAAAACAACTTTACCAAGTGGATGGTTGCTTTGGTGGCGGGTCTGATAGACGATAAGGTGGTGAATCATCAGTGCTTTGTGATTCAGGGGGAACAGGGGATATTCAAGACCACCTGGCTAAACTCGATTGTGCCTGAACACTTGCGGGATGACTATCTGTACTCTCAACCGTTTGATTTTCATAACAAGGATCATCAAAAGTATCTCGGGCAAAAGATGCTGATCAACCTGGATGAAATGAGCAGCTATGACAGAGCGGACATGAACCAATTGAAGAGTGCACTTACTTCACCCACGGTCACTTTAAGACAGGCTTATGCCGCCTTTGACAGTTGCTGGACACGGCGGGCTTCTTTCTGCGGGAGCATTAACCAGCAGTACTTTCTTGCAGATGAGACAGGTAACAGGAGGTTTATCGTGCACAAGGTTAAAGGTATCAACTTCAGGCAGTTTGATGTCTCTGCCCTCTACGCTCAAGCCTATGCACTCTTTAAGGCGGGTTTCAGGTTTTGGTTCAACGGGGAAGACATCAAGAAGATTGAGGAACAGAATGATAACTTCCGGAAGGTAAGTATAGAAGAGGACCTTATCACCCAGTGGCTCAGCATACCTGACCCGAGTGACATGTTCTATACCGACTTCATGACTGTAACTGAGATCAATCAACTTCTTCTCGAAAAGCTCGGCGGTAAGGTGAACATGAACGAAGTTACAACCAAAAGGATAGGGATGATAATGAATAAGCTGGGGTTTGAAAGCTCTGTCAAGTGGATACCCGGCATTAAAAAGCATGCACGGGGTTACAAAGTGATGAAGAATCAATCTGCTTATGTAAGGAGAACGGATGAAACAATAACGACATTTTAG
- a CDS encoding phage terminase large subunit family protein yields the protein MKTKMIADQRQKITNLISEFQKSLQLPPDLLPSEWADRNYILPETSNMPGPWRTDNTPHLKFIMDSYVNPEVEEITVMGSAQIGKTSFLLIIIGYTIDIIPQPVLMLLPTLDVARSFSDTKLRETIDDTPVLKQKVRAKRGRGEEGNKLFMLYPGGYLKMVGGNSPHGLRQMSIPIIISDDINSLEPGQQREGDPILRAEKRAQTFEGRRKKIRCSTPTRKNIDRIEKFYKQGSQHKYHVPCPKCGTMQILKWENVTWEKELDMFGEPVEHFPETARIKCIDCGHGITEGERQQMLKRGTWVADNPKVTSHLSFHINELSSTLSSLKTIVNSYIKAQGNEESYEAFVNTTLGESYEVKHEVEYDSDQLMERIENYMTDENPFVPEGVLVLTMGVDVQVDRLEAQVCGWGEGEECWVLGYFKIYGDIDDRKVYDELDNLRKQTWKRADGMLLKISLTLIDSGYQGKMKMVYDYCFRRRFDGVRPSKGVGRYAAPLTSSSKVYDDRLTLVRVGTNEAKSHLYETRLKITEPGPKYIHFTEEYCDDEYFKQLASEVGIIRKSGMVTYTVYVKKDGEKRNEALDTWLLNYAAISIQPVNWNALKKRIELKRGKLPSEETEEVKADLAKKEVKPKPVQRILPRRQGGFVNNW from the coding sequence TTGAAGACGAAGATGATAGCGGATCAGAGACAGAAGATAACGAACTTAATTTCTGAGTTTCAGAAATCCCTTCAACTGCCACCTGATCTCTTGCCGAGCGAGTGGGCAGACAGGAATTATATTCTTCCTGAAACCTCGAACATGCCGGGACCATGGAGAACCGATAACACTCCTCACCTGAAGTTCATTATGGACAGCTATGTGAATCCCGAAGTAGAGGAGATCACGGTGATGGGTTCGGCACAGATCGGTAAGACAAGCTTTCTTCTGATCATTATTGGCTACACCATCGACATCATTCCCCAGCCGGTGCTTATGCTCCTTCCGACTTTGGATGTAGCCCGCAGCTTCTCTGATACAAAGCTCCGTGAAACCATCGATGATACTCCGGTACTGAAGCAAAAAGTAAGGGCAAAAAGGGGGAGAGGTGAAGAGGGGAATAAACTTTTCATGCTCTATCCGGGCGGTTATCTGAAGATGGTGGGAGGCAATTCACCTCACGGTTTGAGACAGATGTCGATCCCGATCATCATCTCTGACGATATCAACTCTCTTGAACCGGGACAACAGAGGGAAGGGGATCCGATACTTAGAGCTGAGAAGCGTGCACAGACCTTTGAGGGGAGACGCAAAAAGATCCGCTGCAGCACACCGACGAGAAAGAACATCGACAGGATTGAAAAATTCTACAAGCAGGGAAGCCAGCACAAGTACCATGTGCCGTGTCCAAAGTGTGGTACCATGCAGATATTGAAGTGGGAAAATGTAACCTGGGAGAAAGAGCTTGACATGTTCGGGGAACCGGTTGAACACTTTCCGGAGACAGCCCGTATCAAGTGTATCGATTGCGGGCACGGGATCACCGAAGGGGAACGGCAGCAGATGCTGAAACGGGGAACCTGGGTTGCTGATAATCCGAAGGTGACATCACATCTTTCCTTCCATATCAACGAGCTGAGCAGCACCCTGAGCTCGCTTAAAACGATTGTGAACAGTTACATAAAGGCACAGGGAAATGAAGAGAGCTATGAAGCTTTTGTGAATACCACACTTGGTGAATCGTATGAGGTGAAACACGAAGTTGAGTATGACTCCGATCAGTTGATGGAGAGAATTGAAAACTATATGACCGATGAAAATCCTTTCGTTCCCGAGGGTGTGCTTGTCCTTACGATGGGTGTGGATGTTCAGGTTGACCGTCTTGAAGCACAGGTTTGCGGATGGGGGGAAGGGGAGGAATGCTGGGTGCTTGGATACTTCAAGATTTACGGTGACATAGATGACCGGAAAGTGTATGACGAGCTGGATAATTTGAGGAAGCAGACCTGGAAAAGAGCTGATGGAATGCTCCTGAAAATATCCCTCACCCTGATCGACTCAGGATACCAGGGAAAGATGAAGATGGTTTATGACTACTGCTTCCGGAGACGCTTTGACGGAGTAAGACCGAGCAAGGGTGTCGGTCGTTACGCGGCGCCCCTGACATCGTCAAGCAAGGTTTATGATGACAGACTGACTCTGGTGAGAGTTGGTACCAACGAGGCGAAGTCGCATCTCTATGAAACAAGATTGAAAATTACGGAACCGGGACCGAAGTATATCCACTTTACAGAAGAGTACTGCGATGATGAATACTTCAAACAACTTGCTTCCGAGGTTGGCATCATCCGGAAAAGCGGCATGGTCACCTACACGGTTTATGTGAAGAAGGATGGTGAAAAACGGAATGAAGCTCTTGATACCTGGTTGCTTAACTATGCAGCGATCAGCATACAACCGGTTAACTGGAATGCGTTAAAAAAGAGAATTGAACTGAAGCGGGGAAAACTTCCTTCCGAAGAGACAGAAGAAGTGAAAGCAGACCTTGCAAAAAAGGAAGTTAAACCGAAACCTGTGCAACGGATATTACCCCGTCGTCAAGGTGGATTTGTGAACAACTGGTAA
- a CDS encoding helix-turn-helix domain-containing protein → MKKKLEDRWVDNKTLLSLMLEVKDLLLEKLESEEPLDIEGMAKYLKMKKQTVYNKIHTGELPVFKKGGKNYSYPSLLNKWIKGENYYNLDI, encoded by the coding sequence ATGAAAAAGAAACTTGAAGATCGCTGGGTCGATAACAAGACCCTTCTATCCTTAATGCTTGAAGTGAAGGATCTCCTGCTGGAGAAACTTGAATCCGAGGAACCCCTCGATATTGAAGGCATGGCGAAGTACCTGAAGATGAAGAAGCAAACCGTGTACAATAAAATTCATACCGGTGAACTTCCTGTCTTCAAAAAAGGCGGCAAAAACTACAGTTATCCCTCCCTGCTTAACAAGTGGATAAAGGGAGAAAACTATTACAATCTGGATATTTAA
- a CDS encoding phage portal protein — translation MFSWIKNRFRKTIGKTRNFAAAAATRFVSDWLVSYKSIDADLKGDIAKIRMRARDLEKNSEIASRYFGILETNLVGTNGYMLQMKIKKGDVFDEATNREIEAQWKKWCRSSSVDGRMSFREICKAAARGIPRDGEFFVRIVKDTERNPYGISLQVIDPALIDDQYNEVLPNGNIVRLGIEMDGFRKPVAYYVTEKNPRAEMMGMSLDTRVRVRVPAEEIIHLYKMHRPDQTRGWSWLAPVMLALRILNGYIEGALVNSRAGAAKMGFYQTEDPKVLGLGEEDATVETTKTEPGTIEVLPVGVKFIGYNPEYPQAQFAPFTKRIMMLIASGLNISYVSLSQDLEAVNYSSIRYGTQEERENFKDAQEMIIEKFVTRVFEEWLKMSLTLGKMNLGLRNFERLNQPSFVGPRWQWVDPLKEINANINAINAGIKSRSEVIAENGRDFYEVMDEIAKENSYMIEKGIIPATTNLLQAPNEAA, via the coding sequence ATGTTCTCCTGGATTAAAAACAGATTTCGCAAAACAATCGGGAAAACCCGCAATTTCGCTGCCGCCGCCGCAACCAGATTTGTATCCGACTGGCTTGTCTCTTACAAGTCAATTGATGCCGATCTTAAAGGTGACATAGCAAAGATCAGAATGAGAGCGAGGGATCTCGAAAAGAATTCGGAGATTGCTTCGAGATACTTTGGCATCCTCGAGACGAATCTTGTCGGTACCAACGGATACATGCTTCAAATGAAGATTAAAAAGGGGGATGTCTTCGATGAAGCAACCAACAGAGAGATTGAAGCTCAATGGAAAAAATGGTGTCGTTCTTCCAGTGTTGACGGGCGTATGAGTTTCAGAGAAATCTGTAAAGCGGCTGCAAGAGGGATACCAAGGGACGGTGAGTTCTTTGTGAGAATTGTTAAGGACACCGAAAGAAATCCTTACGGAATAAGTCTGCAAGTGATAGATCCCGCCCTGATCGACGACCAGTACAACGAAGTTCTCCCTAACGGCAACATAGTTCGCCTTGGCATTGAAATGGATGGATTCAGAAAACCGGTTGCCTACTATGTCACCGAAAAAAATCCCCGTGCTGAAATGATGGGGATGTCTCTCGATACGCGTGTGAGAGTGCGAGTTCCTGCCGAAGAGATAATTCATCTCTATAAGATGCACAGACCTGACCAGACCAGAGGATGGAGCTGGCTTGCACCGGTTATGCTTGCGCTTAGAATTTTGAACGGCTACATTGAAGGGGCGCTGGTGAATTCACGGGCAGGTGCTGCCAAGATGGGTTTCTATCAGACAGAGGATCCGAAAGTACTCGGACTCGGTGAGGAGGATGCGACGGTTGAGACAACAAAGACGGAACCGGGTACGATAGAAGTATTACCTGTCGGTGTCAAATTTATCGGCTACAATCCTGAATACCCTCAGGCACAGTTTGCTCCATTCACAAAAAGAATCATGATGCTTATTGCATCCGGGCTCAACATCTCTTATGTATCTCTCTCGCAGGATCTTGAAGCTGTGAATTACAGCTCCATTCGATACGGTACACAAGAGGAGCGGGAAAATTTCAAAGATGCTCAGGAAATGATTATTGAAAAATTCGTTACCAGAGTTTTTGAAGAGTGGTTGAAGATGTCCCTTACTCTCGGGAAAATGAATCTTGGATTGAGGAATTTTGAGAGATTGAATCAACCGTCGTTTGTGGGACCAAGGTGGCAGTGGGTCGACCCGCTGAAAGAAATTAACGCAAATATCAACGCCATCAATGCGGGGATCAAAAGCAGATCGGAAGTGATTGCCGAAAATGGAAGGGACTTCTACGAAGTGATGGATGAGATTGCGAAGGAGAACAGTTACATGATCGAAAAGGGAATTATCCCTGCCACGACAAACCTTCTGCAGGCACCAAATGAAGCGGCATAA
- a CDS encoding N-acetylmuramoyl-L-alanine amidase, whose amino-acid sequence MNLLKRIAYKLVGRYLKYGEYVDQITKKNALTFHFTAGYGDAIATGNYFDQQPGKVATTYACGRDGVIAELFAPAYWAFHLGSTLFNEMRTIGIEIQNIGPLWNRNGVMVDCYGNIYKGEYVSFKTPFKGVFHWATFTEAQYENVGKWAAERCLAFGIPPIINTNLDYVENNEKLVGITTHTHFRKDKYDIGPAWDWNRFKIYFDAEYNRLKAEAGK is encoded by the coding sequence ATGAATTTATTAAAAAGAATCGCTTACAAGTTAGTCGGCAGATATTTAAAATATGGTGAATATGTTGACCAGATAACAAAGAAAAACGCTCTCACATTTCACTTTACTGCGGGTTACGGAGATGCCATAGCAACCGGTAACTACTTCGATCAGCAACCCGGAAAAGTCGCAACTACCTATGCCTGCGGGCGTGACGGAGTGATTGCGGAATTATTTGCACCTGCGTATTGGGCGTTTCATTTGGGTTCAACTCTCTTTAATGAGATGCGAACGATTGGGATAGAGATTCAAAACATCGGGCCACTCTGGAACAGAAACGGTGTTATGGTGGATTGCTACGGGAATATATACAAGGGTGAGTATGTCAGTTTTAAGACTCCATTCAAAGGAGTTTTTCACTGGGCGACTTTCACCGAAGCTCAATACGAGAATGTGGGAAAATGGGCGGCTGAGCGTTGTTTGGCATTCGGGATCCCGCCAATAATCAACACTAATCTGGACTATGTTGAGAACAATGAAAAGCTCGTTGGAATCACGACGCACACGCATTTTCGCAAAGATAAGTATGACATCGGGCCGGCATGGGACTGGAACCGGTTTAAAATCTATTTTGACGCTGAATATAACCGGTTAAAAGCGGAGGCAGGCAAATGA
- a CDS encoding toprim domain-containing protein gives MIEQIKSSLRILELLSRCGVPVNRGGFISSPGREEKTPSCKIYPKSDSFYDFSTSKGGDVIDLYCLLYNKERKQGIAELFSMIGGKYSPAPQLPPNQLKKRMELDLNVILSDEEKEIYYERFGMTDDGTYALNQVKHHRMEQNKEVFEALYSFCLQIGWELDAKLYMNERRKLCAETLQQFKCFFIKDYKRVSEYLKQKFGKDRLIRSGLFNEKVNLIFFRHRIMISYLHMGKIVYLRGRYYGVDGEKEKAPSDASKYIGLRDDGLGVNTPRRFYNWDVVASMGKGEKLYIVEGEFDTMVMAQMGYNCIGVPGTGTVNLEKLDRLTGFEVVIMVDSDEPGKKLQAKLIKRFAELGKQVAIKALPNKDITDFVVQYG, from the coding sequence GTGATTGAACAGATAAAATCAAGTTTGCGTATCCTCGAACTGTTATCCCGCTGCGGTGTCCCTGTAAACCGTGGCGGGTTTATTTCTTCTCCCGGTCGTGAAGAGAAAACGCCGAGTTGCAAGATCTATCCGAAGAGTGACAGTTTTTATGACTTCTCCACCTCCAAAGGTGGTGATGTTATTGATCTTTACTGTTTGCTATACAATAAAGAGCGGAAACAGGGCATAGCAGAGTTATTCAGCATGATTGGCGGAAAGTATTCACCTGCACCCCAATTGCCTCCTAATCAGCTAAAAAAGCGTATGGAGCTCGATTTGAATGTAATTCTTTCCGATGAAGAAAAGGAAATCTATTACGAGCGTTTTGGTATGACGGATGACGGCACCTATGCACTTAACCAGGTGAAGCATCACAGGATGGAGCAAAACAAAGAGGTGTTTGAGGCTCTCTACTCTTTCTGCCTGCAGATCGGATGGGAACTCGATGCAAAGCTCTACATGAATGAAAGAAGGAAACTGTGTGCTGAAACTCTGCAACAGTTCAAATGCTTCTTCATAAAAGATTACAAGAGGGTATCAGAGTACCTTAAACAGAAATTTGGGAAAGACCGGCTTATAAGAAGCGGGTTGTTTAATGAGAAAGTAAACCTAATCTTCTTCCGTCACAGGATTATGATCAGTTACCTGCACATGGGTAAAATCGTTTATCTTCGTGGCAGGTATTACGGCGTTGATGGTGAAAAGGAGAAAGCACCATCCGATGCAAGCAAGTACATAGGACTAAGGGATGACGGTCTGGGCGTGAATACTCCGCGAAGATTCTACAACTGGGATGTGGTTGCTTCGATGGGTAAAGGAGAAAAGCTTTATATAGTTGAAGGGGAATTCGATACAATGGTTATGGCACAGATGGGTTATAACTGTATCGGCGTCCCGGGTACCGGCACTGTCAATCTGGAAAAGCTTGACAGACTTACCGGTTTCGAGGTTGTTATAATGGTCGACTCGGATGAACCGGGTAAGAAGTTACAGGCAAAATTAATTAAACGCTTCGCAGAGCTTGGCAAACAGGTAGCTATTAAAGCTCTGCCGAACAAGGATATAACAGATTTCGTGGTGCAATATGGATAA
- a CDS encoding phage major capsid protein, which translates to MNKNFKDLVGKPQRSHGQRAELNESKIDRENRTITMPVSSEREIDFGWYREILVHDQESVNLERLKDGANVLLNHQANNLIGVVEDAFIGDDKRLYATVRFSKGSLGEEVFNDVIDGIRRNVSIGYDFGYDDYEEVSEHPDAKKSDSPLFRIFRWTPLEVSIVSVPADHTVGVGRSINTGDISTGEEPDTKEQDFTNNNELNKPEITMPDIDIAAEERQKTTEEIRALGTSHNLPYDFAIQGNYTIEQYRGYVLQHIPSSKPLSTEAHLDEENLREYSLSRGIRSILNGDDCFEKEVHNELSKKFDKRSKGLLVPQNLFTSKRGKRAAVATGNKFVGTDFRGDLFIDALAPENILDLIGVNMMNGLVGNIEIPKLNSDLGFGWAASEIAAVAEGTLDDGQVQMSPKKGGVFTELSRRLLNQSDLNIELIVRNSIFRSLENTLAKVLHEGSATISGIKDLVNATKVTAADTNRNKLIQFKAAVKQLNASGLRMYWVGNSNVMATLQSRPVVEGQAIFLCSDDNKIISRDALEFSPISDGHLFYGNYENVYIGTWGPYEILTNPYIKDTEGLVRLTMNADTDIAFAHEESFAWADDIS; encoded by the coding sequence ATGAATAAAAATTTCAAAGACCTTGTCGGCAAACCTCAAAGGTCACACGGACAAAGAGCCGAGCTAAACGAATCAAAGATCGACAGGGAAAACAGGACCATAACGATGCCTGTTTCCTCCGAGAGAGAAATTGATTTTGGATGGTACAGAGAGATACTGGTACACGATCAGGAATCAGTAAACCTCGAACGGCTGAAGGATGGAGCAAATGTGCTCTTGAACCACCAGGCTAACAACCTGATAGGAGTGGTTGAAGATGCCTTCATCGGCGATGACAAAAGACTGTATGCAACCGTAAGATTCAGTAAAGGATCTCTCGGTGAAGAGGTGTTCAATGATGTGATTGACGGGATCCGCAGGAATGTTTCAATTGGATATGACTTCGGATATGACGATTATGAGGAAGTGTCGGAACACCCCGATGCGAAAAAGAGCGACTCACCTTTATTCAGGATATTCAGATGGACTCCTCTGGAAGTGAGCATCGTATCGGTGCCGGCAGATCATACAGTCGGAGTAGGCAGATCAATTAATACCGGTGACATATCAACCGGGGAAGAACCGGATACGAAAGAACAAGATTTTACAAACAATAACGAATTAAATAAACCGGAGATAACAATGCCAGATATTGATATAGCCGCCGAAGAGAGACAAAAAACAACCGAAGAAATTCGAGCTCTTGGCACTTCACACAATCTGCCCTACGATTTTGCAATCCAGGGAAACTACACAATTGAACAGTACAGAGGGTATGTGCTTCAACACATTCCCAGTTCGAAACCATTGAGCACCGAGGCTCATCTTGATGAAGAGAACCTGAGGGAATATTCACTTTCGAGAGGTATCAGATCAATCCTTAATGGTGATGATTGCTTCGAGAAAGAAGTACACAACGAGCTCTCGAAGAAATTTGACAAAAGATCAAAAGGTCTTCTCGTGCCACAAAATCTTTTCACATCCAAAAGAGGGAAAAGAGCAGCAGTTGCAACAGGCAACAAATTTGTAGGTACCGATTTCAGAGGTGATCTTTTCATTGATGCTCTCGCACCTGAAAACATTCTCGACCTCATTGGCGTAAACATGATGAACGGACTTGTTGGCAACATCGAGATCCCGAAACTGAACAGTGATCTCGGATTTGGCTGGGCAGCAAGTGAAATAGCTGCTGTAGCCGAGGGAACACTTGATGACGGACAGGTTCAGATGTCACCCAAAAAGGGGGGTGTTTTCACCGAGCTTTCGAGAAGACTTTTGAATCAGTCTGATCTCAACATCGAGCTGATTGTAAGAAATTCAATTTTCAGATCGCTTGAGAATACTCTCGCCAAAGTTCTTCACGAAGGATCTGCCACCATCTCGGGCATTAAAGATTTAGTGAATGCAACCAAGGTAACTGCCGCAGACACCAACAGAAACAAGCTGATTCAGTTCAAAGCCGCTGTGAAGCAACTTAACGCATCGGGGCTGAGAATGTACTGGGTAGGGAACAGTAATGTTATGGCGACACTTCAAAGCAGACCGGTTGTAGAAGGGCAGGCGATATTCCTTTGTTCGGATGACAACAAGATTATTTCCCGCGATGCCCTTGAATTCTCACCTATTTCAGACGGACACCTCTTTTATGGCAACTATGAGAATGTCTATATAGGCACATGGGGACCATACGAGATATTGACGAACCCTTACATCAAGGACACTGAGGGTCTCGTAAGACTCACAATGAACGCCGATACTGACATCGCTTTTGCACACGAGGAATCGTTTGCATGGGCAGATGACATAAGCTAA